The Xiphophorus hellerii strain 12219 chromosome 22, Xiphophorus_hellerii-4.1, whole genome shotgun sequence genome has a window encoding:
- the chchd1 gene encoding small ribosomal subunit protein mS37 translates to MAAQGGVLFQEKVSRLLSRENGKPVLKPNRPLVLKDSVANRKPRKGEASCITEMSLLMACWKQNNFVDSLCSNEVNTFYTCVHKAEAARKNKSEQSNVTGGRLTPKQATTLLKRFPNLRSET, encoded by the exons ATGGCGGCTCAGGGAGGAGTTCTGTTCCAGGAGAAGGTCAGCAGGCTGCTCAGCAGGGAGAACGGGAAACCGGTGCTGAAGCCCAACAGACCGCTGGTCCTGAAGGACTCTGTGGCCAACAGGAAACCCAGGAAAGGAG AGGCGTCCTGCATCACTGAGATGTCCCTGCTGATGGCCTGTTGGAAGCAGAACAACTTTGTGGACAGCCTTTGCTCTAATGAGGTCAACACCTTCTACACGTGTGTTCACAAAGCGGAG GCAGCAAGGAAGAACAAGTCTGAGCAGAGCAACGTGACCGGAGGACGTCTGACACCGAAACAAGCCACCACTCTGCTGAAGAGGTTTCCTAACCTGCGATCTGAGACCTAA